The following DNA comes from Triticum aestivum cultivar Chinese Spring chromosome 3D, IWGSC CS RefSeq v2.1, whole genome shotgun sequence.
tcgttaggtatttcgccgtggccgagaaccaccgtccgccatggccattgcaggggtagccaccgagctcctcggattgaccccgtggcacatgcccgctcctatgcacgcccatgcccgagcctgtcgctcttcttccgcgcccgcggggccactccctctccatgcccacgcccgtgctacaccgtgtcggtcgcgcccgccgctgccgtcgtgctggccgcagccaccgcaccactgagccccgcgcgacacacaccctggtcgtgcgccacactctcgctggctgcgctcgccccgtctACTGCCGCCTAGCCCTTCGCTCGCCCcgctgtcgcgcccctgcctcACGCCGCCTCAAGTCGtggccatcttctgccggccgccccctcagcaacgccggccgcatctctgccctccaccgtcggccgctcgcctcgcctgctgcgtgttgcttcctgctgctatgcACTGCTCTACTGCTGGTACGCTGCTGCGCCATGCTCTCGACACCACCGTGGACAAATGTGGCGgagggattgttaatggagtacgagaaggaggtggcggagaaggtgtggagaggcaggaggtctggggcggtgtcacctggctgtggtggaggtgtttttgcgagaaggagccggagtggaaggagaggtcacaattggaaagaatcttAAAAAAAAcataacccggagatctcagttcaaaaaaatgctaatatcgatggaggggtgatttccttcaataggtggaaaacataggaaatattggttgttatcaaggaaagTAAAAATTTACgaaagttaggatttttgaaccgatttctatgcaaatggggttttattgtttggtaacgtgatatcaTTACCTGCctgtttgtgacgtgtctgattacgaaagtttgcaaatgttaagaaactatttattgggaggaaagttgtgacgtgtctgttatttgtttcctaaaacaaatttcactaataagagaaatcgattgatttagataagttaggaaaattagattaaaatgtattatttgtttcctgaaaatctgttatttgtttcctaagacaaattgaaccaataaaaggaatcgattgatttgcataatttaaggaagttagattaaaatgtattatttgtttcctgaaaatctgttatttgtttcctaagacaaattgaaccaataaaaggaatcgattgatttgcataatttaaggaagttagattcgTGATTTGTTATACTttaggaaagttctggttgtaacaaagagtggagagaaaaataaaccgatggaccagggtgggagggggtggtgggaggagagacaaaAAAAaacagcgaaaataaaccgcggatcagggtgggagggggtggtgggagggacgaaaaaaaaccagcgaaaataaaccgcggagacgattcaccaactcgtccattaggagtagagataagtaCTCCTTCCAAAGATTACTCCCACCtcttcaggttgcgacaagtggcgatccgtttattcaaaatgttttatgtCTTAAACTGTGCGTATAAATCTCGAACCGTtctcaccattggattcctcgtaTTGAGATCTTAAAAACTATATCTcatattgataggttttgatgaagtCCTCTGTCACGAAAAAATGGACGAAAAACCCGAATCGAGAGCCTCTTTTTTCCCGTTCCGAAAGCCGTTCTCGAGACGCATGGCCGTGTCTCTCATGGAAGTAAATCCGtggctctcgcgaaagcaaaaccgtgcctctcgtgaaagggaAATAACACATTTGTCTTTGTTTTTCCTTttgtgagaggcatggttttgcatCCGTGAAAGCCACGATTTTGCTTTTGCGGGAGGTGCGGCCATGCCTCTCGCAAACAGAACATtgccaaaaaaaagtgttttttttcatttttgagaaaatgtgttttttttcatttttgaaagGTACGGCCGTGCCTCTTGAGGAAGCAAAAccctgcctctcgcggaagcaaaaccgtgcctctcatgaaaATAAAAAATATGAGAAAATGCGTTTTTTTGTTCCGACAGGCCTCATCGAACAAAACCGTTCGGTGGGGCGATCGGGGAACGACTAGTTCGGCGTGAGGTGGTTAAAAATCTGACGTTCTGTGGTTATCCTAGTTGATGGCCCATCGAATTTTACTGGCAGCAGGAGAGAAGTGCATAGGAAAGGACTTCAGAGCGATAGTACGGCGCCTACACGAGAGAAAGAACAatgtttccctcaaaaaaaaagaaaaaaaaaagaacaatGTGGTGGGGTACTGAGCCCCACATGCGTGGACTGGATGCGAGTCCGATTTGACCGCAACTTGTGGGATCAGGTTGACGCCTAGGTTCAGCATGGTTTGTCTACACACATTGCATGCATAGCTTCCCGTCATCATCCCGTGTCGCCGTTGAATCCGGCGGGCCGAGCTCGCACTCGCGCTCACATGCTCCGGAACCCACTATATGAAGAGACGCACACGCACATGCTCCAGACCATCTCCCCCCACTGGTGCGAGCAAAGATGGCACGGGTCCTCCTCCTCTTGCTGGCCGCCTCGCTCGTTGCGCTGGCGTCGTCCAAAGGTCTTCCGGTGCTCGCTCCGGTCACCAAGGACACCGCCACTTCCCTCTACACAATCCCCTTCCACGACGGCGCCAGCCTCGTCCTCGACGTCGCCGGCCCGCTCGTCTGGTCCACGTGCGACGGCGGCCAGCCGCCGGCGGAGATCCCGTGCAGCAGCCCCACCTGCCTCCTCGCCAACGCCTACCCCGCCCCGGGCTGCCCCGCGCCCAGCTGCGGCAGCGACAAGCACGACAAGCCGTGCACGGCGTACCCGTACAACCCGGTCACCGGCGCGTGCGCCGCCGGGAGCCTCTTCCACACCAGGTTCGCAGCCAACACCACCGACGGGAGCAAGCCGGTGAGCAAGGTGAATGTCGGGGTCCTGGCGGCGTGCCCGCCGAGCAAGCTGCTGGCGTCGCTGCCCCGGGGCTCCACGGGCGTTGCCGGGCTCGCGGACTCCGGCCTGGCGCTGCCGGCGCAGGTGGCGTCTGCGCAGAAGGTCGCCAACAGGTTCCTCCTCTGCCTCCCCACCGGCGGCCCTGGCGTGGCCATCTTTGGCGGCGGCCCGGTCCCGTGGCCGCAATTCACGCAGTCGATGCCGTACACGCCGCTCGTTACCAAGGGCGGCAGCCCCGCACACTACATCTCGGCCAGGTTCATCGAAGTGGGGGACACCCGCGTCCCCGTATCGGAGGGCGCGCTCGCCACCGGCGGCGTGATGCTCAGCACGAGGCTGCCCTACGCCGTGCTCCGCCGCGACGTGTACCGCCCGTTGGTGGACGCGTTCACCAAGGCCCTGGCGGCGCAGCATGCCAACGGAGCGCCCGTGGCGCGCGCAGCGGAGCCTGTGGCGCCGTTCGGGGTGTGCTACGACACGAAGACGCTGGGCAACAACCTCGGCGGGTACTCGGTGCCCAACGTCCAGCTGGGGCTCGATGGCGGGAGTGACACCTGGACGATGACCGGGAAGAACTCGATGGTGGACGTCAAGCCGGGGACGGCGTGCGTTGCGTTCGTGGAGATGAAGGGGGTGGAGGCCGGCGACGGCAGGGCGCCGGCGGTGATCCTCGGAGGGGCCCAGATGGAGGACTTCGTGCTCGACTTCGACATGGAGAAGAAGCGGCTCGGTTTTAGCAGGCTGCCGCACTTTACGGGCTGCGGCGGCCTGTAATAATAAGTCTGTTTAACGATATAGTGTATTCGTCGACTACTGCGTGTAATAAATAAGGAAAACACTTTCCATCAAAGGTCTGATAAGAACCAGTCATCAGACCCATCGTCGTCCGTCGATTCTGGTTGAATCTCACGGTCAAGATACCTCTTATCCAGTCGCCCTTTAAAGAAAAATCATGTCATTCCTAATGACCCGCATTCGCCGCCCATAACCCCCTCCAAAATCTCCCGCACGAATATCCCTCCTAGGCTCCGACCCTCTCCCCTCCGTATCTCTTGCCTCACACACCTCCCTAATATCGCCgccaactgcaccgacctcgcgtCCTCGTCCTATGCGATTGCGTCCCCCATTGCATGCTACATCCACGCGTCCTCGTCGACCAAACCAGGCACCTCAACGCCCAGAttcattctcctcctcctccccattgaTGCGGCCTCAGTTCATGTAGCAGTAGGTGCACTACGCCGTCActagggcatttctaaccgatcccctaaaaacaaccccccccccctcccaccccACCGCGTCGTCTCCTCTGAGGCGACTCGGGGGACAACCCTAGCCGCCGTGTttagccccctcccctcccttccccACCCCTTCGTCGCCGTCAGAGGAACCCATCGGCACGCCCGCGGGGCTCTGATGAAGGTGGCAGCGGGGAACTCGGTGGCTCCACCCCGTGTGAAGGGGCTTGGCTTCCGGGGCGCCGGCCCCGGGCGGCGGTGCGCGACGTGGCCtgtgcggcgggcggcggcggcgggtgcaggTGGGCTGCCTCCATGGCTGTGCGGGCAGCGTGAAGGCGGCAGGCGTGGTCTGCGGCGGTGGCCCCTCGCGGACGATGTGCCATGTAGAAGAGACCCTCAACTTCGAGTGCGTTGACCCATGCCACGTCGACAGAGGGCCCAACCGGCTGGCAAGAAAATACATTGGTGATCCTAAAAGTTTTTGGGTAGTGTCGCTTTAGTCCTACTTCTTTCAAACTGCACGTTTAGGTCCTAATTCTACTGTAAGTGGCTCACCCGATGTCCTTTTTCGCACGATCATTCACAGACCTGCTTGGTTGCGCGTTGACCCACGCCACGTCCATTTAGGGTCATTAGCAGATGAGGAACATTGCCAAAAACCCTATTTTTTTCGCTGTTATCGTCCCGTAGCTATGTGATTTCCTCTAGTCTGCCACAATCACTAGCTGTAGGCATTGATTTAGTTCGATTTGCACTGTTTTATTAGGTTCCTCAAACCGCTTGCTTCGATTTGGGGTTAGgcagtaggtgtcggtgtcaaaa
Coding sequences within:
- the LOC123075535 gene encoding chitinase CLP; amino-acid sequence: MARVLLLLLAASLVALASSKGLPVLAPVTKDTATSLYTIPFHDGASLVLDVAGPLVWSTCDGGQPPAEIPCSSPTCLLANAYPAPGCPAPSCGSDKHDKPCTAYPYNPVTGACAAGSLFHTRFAANTTDGSKPVSKVNVGVLAACPPSKLLASLPRGSTGVAGLADSGLALPAQVASAQKVANRFLLCLPTGGPGVAIFGGGPVPWPQFTQSMPYTPLVTKGGSPAHYISARFIEVGDTRVPVSEGALATGGVMLSTRLPYAVLRRDVYRPLVDAFTKALAAQHANGAPVARAAEPVAPFGVCYDTKTLGNNLGGYSVPNVQLGLDGGSDTWTMTGKNSMVDVKPGTACVAFVEMKGVEAGDGRAPAVILGGAQMEDFVLDFDMEKKRLGFSRLPHFTGCGGL